A region of Lacinutrix sp. Hel_I_90 DNA encodes the following proteins:
- a CDS encoding type I restriction endonuclease subunit R, whose amino-acid sequence MTKEQQIENELISRLSDLKYIYRPDIRDKNTLEQNFREKFEKLNRVNLTDSEFKKLREEIVNPDVFKASNYLRNTNTFSREDGTPLHYTLVNIKDWCKNDFEVINQLRINTDNSNHRYDVILLINGVPVVQIELKTLQISPNRAMQQIVEYKSDPGNGYTNSLMCFMQLFIVSNKSRTFYFANNNHQHFAFNADEQFLPVYELASEDNKKISHLDDFADKFLKKCTLGQMISRYMVLVASEQKMLVMRPYQIYAVKAIVDCIDQNRGNGYIWHTTGSGKTLTSFKASTLLKENPNIEKCLFVVDRKDLDRQTREEFNKFQEGSVEENTNTETLVRRMLSTDYADKVIVTTIQKLGLALNQNSKRNVKQREENKETYYDRLAPLKDKRVVFIFDECHRSQFGDNHDAIKEFFPKAQLFGFTGTPIFEDNATYKTIEGNEASYKTTTDVFQQELHSYTITHAIEDKNVLRFHIDYFKPDGVVSIGSDLHKLAVANAIINKHDKATNDRRFNSVLATASINDAIQYYEVIKELQAELIAENEDYKPLNIACVFSPPAEGNKDIKQLQEDLEQEKKDNEVEPNKKKEALIAIISDYNKQYDTNHTITEFDLYYQDVQQRIKDQKYSNKDYPHSNKIDVMIVVDMLLTGFDSKYLNTLYVDKNLKYHGLIQAFSRTNRVINDTKPYGNILDFRHQEEAVDKAMILFSGEKVDNPKEIWLVDAAPKVIDKYQKAVGNLKEFMQSKGLDCTPSEVTNLRGDEARAEFINTFKEVQRLKTQLDQYTDLEEQQTEVIEDLLPIDDLRSFKSVYLDTAKRLKAQQDKGGDNVPPEVEQLDFEFVLFSSAIIDYDYIIGLIAKYTQDKPSKHKMTRGQLINLLSSSANLIEERDDIIEYINTLEVGNGLTEKQIREGYQKYKDEKAEKVLRAISEKHGITTQSLKSFIAEIMNRMLFDGEKLTDLLAPLELGWKDRRIKELALMEDLVPLLNKLAQGREIAGLNAYE is encoded by the coding sequence ATGACCAAAGAGCAACAAATAGAAAATGAATTAATTAGCAGGTTAAGCGATTTAAAATACATTTATCGACCAGATATTCGTGATAAAAATACATTAGAACAAAACTTCAGAGAAAAGTTTGAGAAATTAAACAGAGTAAACTTAACAGATTCAGAGTTTAAAAAACTTAGAGAAGAAATTGTAAATCCTGATGTTTTCAAAGCTTCAAATTATTTAAGAAACACTAATACATTTTCAAGAGAAGATGGGACACCTCTACATTACACACTTGTAAATATTAAAGATTGGTGTAAAAATGACTTTGAAGTTATTAATCAACTTAGAATAAATACAGATAATAGCAACCATCGGTATGATGTTATTTTATTGATAAATGGTGTTCCTGTTGTTCAAATAGAGTTAAAAACTTTGCAGATTAGCCCTAATAGAGCAATGCAACAAATAGTTGAGTATAAAAGTGACCCAGGTAATGGATATACCAACTCATTGATGTGTTTTATGCAACTATTTATAGTTAGTAATAAATCAAGAACGTTTTATTTTGCTAATAACAACCATCAACATTTTGCTTTTAATGCAGATGAACAATTCTTGCCTGTGTACGAATTAGCAAGTGAAGACAATAAAAAAATTAGTCATTTAGACGACTTTGCCGATAAGTTTTTAAAGAAGTGTACGCTTGGTCAAATGATAAGTCGCTATATGGTATTGGTAGCTAGTGAGCAAAAAATGTTAGTAATGCGACCTTACCAAATCTATGCAGTTAAAGCTATAGTAGATTGCATAGACCAAAATAGAGGTAACGGTTATATATGGCATACTACAGGTAGTGGTAAAACGTTAACATCTTTTAAAGCATCAACGTTATTAAAAGAAAATCCAAACATTGAAAAATGTTTATTTGTAGTTGATAGAAAAGATTTAGATAGGCAAACACGAGAGGAATTTAATAAGTTTCAGGAAGGTAGTGTTGAAGAAAATACTAATACAGAAACTTTAGTAAGAAGAATGCTATCAACTGATTATGCGGACAAAGTAATTGTAACAACCATTCAAAAATTAGGTTTAGCACTAAATCAGAATAGTAAACGTAACGTAAAACAAAGGGAAGAAAACAAAGAAACTTATTACGATAGGTTAGCACCTTTAAAAGATAAAAGAGTAGTGTTTATTTTCGATGAATGTCACCGTTCACAATTTGGAGACAATCACGATGCTATTAAAGAGTTTTTTCCAAAAGCACAATTGTTTGGCTTTACAGGAACACCAATTTTTGAAGACAATGCGACGTATAAAACAATTGAAGGTAACGAAGCTTCTTATAAAACTACCACGGATGTTTTTCAACAAGAACTACACTCATATACCATTACTCACGCTATAGAAGATAAAAATGTTTTACGTTTTCACATCGATTATTTCAAGCCTGATGGTGTTGTAAGTATTGGTAGCGATTTACATAAATTGGCAGTAGCAAATGCCATTATCAACAAACACGATAAAGCAACTAACGATAGAAGGTTCAATAGTGTTTTGGCAACTGCTTCAATTAATGATGCAATTCAATATTACGAAGTAATTAAAGAGTTACAAGCTGAATTAATTGCTGAAAACGAAGACTACAAACCGTTAAATATTGCTTGTGTATTCTCACCACCTGCCGAAGGCAATAAGGATATTAAACAATTACAAGAAGATTTAGAGCAAGAAAAGAAAGATAACGAGGTAGAACCAAATAAAAAGAAAGAAGCGTTAATTGCAATCATTTCAGATTATAACAAACAATACGATACAAATCATACCATAACAGAGTTCGATTTGTATTATCAAGATGTTCAGCAACGTATTAAAGACCAAAAGTATTCAAATAAAGACTATCCACATTCTAATAAAATTGATGTAATGATAGTAGTAGATATGCTTTTAACAGGTTTCGATTCTAAATACCTAAACACGCTTTACGTAGATAAAAATTTAAAATATCACGGTTTAATACAAGCCTTTTCACGTACCAATCGTGTAATCAATGATACCAAACCTTATGGTAATATTTTAGACTTTAGGCATCAAGAAGAAGCTGTAGATAAGGCAATGATATTATTCTCTGGAGAAAAAGTAGACAACCCTAAAGAAATTTGGTTAGTAGATGCAGCACCTAAAGTTATTGATAAATACCAAAAAGCAGTAGGTAACTTAAAAGAATTTATGCAATCCAAAGGTCTAGACTGTACACCTTCAGAAGTTACAAATTTAAGAGGAGACGAAGCAAGAGCGGAGTTTATCAATACTTTTAAAGAGGTACAACGTTTAAAAACACAATTAGACCAATATACAGACTTAGAAGAACAACAAACAGAAGTTATTGAAGACTTGTTGCCAATAGATGATTTACGTTCTTTTAAATCGGTGTATTTAGACACAGCAAAACGTTTAAAAGCACAACAAGATAAAGGTGGTGATAATGTACCACCAGAAGTTGAGCAATTGGATTTTGAGTTTGTACTGTTCTCTTCTGCTATCATAGATTACGATTATATCATTGGTTTAATTGCAAAATATACGCAAGACAAACCATCTAAACATAAAATGACACGAGGGCAATTAATTAACCTTTTAAGCTCTAGTGCTAATTTAATTGAGGAACGTGATGATATTATAGAGTACATTAATACGCTAGAAGTAGGTAACGGTTTAACCGAAAAACAAATACGAGAAGGGTATCAAAAATATAAAGATGAAAAGGCTGAAAAAGTTTTAAGAGCCATTTCTGAAAAGCACGGTATAACTACTCAAAGCTTAAAAAGCTTTATTGCTGAGATTATGAACCGTATGCTGTTTGATGGCGAAAAGTTAACCGACTTATTAGCACCTTTAGAATTAGGTTGGAAAGACCGTAGAATTAAAGAATTGGCTCTTATGGAAGACCTAGTGCCATTACTTAACAAATTAGCCCAAGGGCGTGAAATAGCAGGTTTAAACGCTTATGAATAG
- a CDS encoding restriction endonuclease subunit S, with amino-acid sequence MNRKEQVLPEIRFPEFENEDKWEITTIGQMGTFYYGKSAPKWSLSKDAPTLCVRYGELYTKFGTIIKEVYSRTNIDPKTLRFSKGGEILVPRVGEDPFAFSNCSYLPFANIAIGEMISVYETEQDSIFYAYYFNTLSSQFAKVVEGQNVKNLYYVNLEPIKIGKPNSIKEQKKIASCLSSLDEVINAETEKLEFLREHKKGLLQQLFPKEGETQPKYRFPEFKNEGDWQETTLDAIADYANGKAHEKEISKTGKYKVVNSKFISTEGKVVKFSDSVNLETKIGDTLMVLSDIPNGKALAKCFYVDKDDTYTVNQRICKITTTGINNVFLFYQLNRNKYFLRFDDGAKQTNLRKDDVLNCPILKPTNPKEQVKIANTLVSANDLIIEQKQKIDSLQTHKKGLLQQLFPNINEVAV; translated from the coding sequence ATGAATAGAAAAGAACAAGTATTACCAGAGATTCGTTTTCCTGAGTTTGAAAATGAGGATAAATGGGAAATTACAACCATCGGTCAAATGGGCACTTTTTATTATGGCAAAAGTGCACCAAAATGGTCTTTATCCAAGGATGCGCCAACACTATGCGTCAGGTATGGTGAGCTTTACACTAAATTTGGAACAATAATTAAAGAAGTATATTCTAGGACTAATATTGACCCAAAAACTTTAAGATTTAGCAAAGGTGGTGAAATTCTAGTGCCTCGTGTAGGAGAAGACCCTTTCGCATTTTCAAATTGTTCGTATTTACCTTTTGCAAACATAGCAATTGGTGAAATGATAAGTGTATATGAAACTGAACAGGATTCTATTTTTTATGCATATTATTTCAATACTTTAAGTAGTCAATTTGCTAAAGTTGTTGAAGGTCAAAATGTGAAAAATTTATATTATGTTAATCTTGAGCCAATAAAAATAGGTAAGCCAAACTCGATAAAGGAACAAAAAAAAATAGCTAGTTGCTTATCATCCCTAGATGAGGTGATTAATGCAGAAACAGAAAAGCTAGAGTTCCTAAGGGAGCATAAAAAAGGTTTATTGCAACAGCTATTTCCAAAAGAAGGAGAAACACAACCCAAATACCGCTTCCCAGAGTTTAAAAATGAAGGAGATTGGCAAGAAACAACATTAGATGCTATTGCAGATTATGCAAATGGTAAAGCTCACGAAAAGGAAATTTCTAAAACGGGAAAATATAAAGTAGTTAACTCTAAATTCATTTCAACAGAAGGAAAAGTTGTAAAATTTAGTGATTCTGTAAATTTAGAGACCAAAATAGGAGATACTTTAATGGTACTAAGCGATATACCAAATGGTAAAGCATTAGCAAAATGTTTTTATGTTGATAAAGATGATACATACACAGTAAATCAACGTATTTGCAAAATAACAACAACAGGTATAAATAACGTTTTTCTCTTTTATCAACTCAATAGAAATAAATACTTTTTACGCTTTGACGATGGTGCTAAACAAACAAATTTAAGAAAAGATGACGTGTTAAATTGTCCAATTTTAAAGCCTACAAACCCAAAAGAACAAGTTAAAATCGCAAATACACTTGTTTCTGCTAATGATTTAATAATAGAACAGAAACAAAAAATAGATAGCTTACAAACTCATA